In the Methanofollis sp. genome, TTCAGGCGCTGTAATACGTGACCTTCTTGCCTTCTTCCGCGTACTCCCCGGCAAAGGTCTCGATGTTGCGCTTGTAGCCGATCCTGTTCTCGACGCCGAGGGCCCTGAGCGCTGACCTGACCCGCATGACGTCGGCTTCGTTGCTCCAGTCGGGGGTATAGACATAGACCACTTTTCTCTCGTCACGGGAGTCGGGATTGGGGCGTGCGGTGCTCACTTTTGCGGAGACGCCAAGACTGCCGGCGACGGTGGTGTCCCTGATCTTTTTCCAGAGGGCGTCGACCTCCGCGGTCTCGCAGAAGATGAGCCATTTGCCGGCCTGCTCGCCGTAGGGTTCGATGTCACCGGCCGCGGGGTCGTCGGCGATGATCCAGTAGGTCTCCGTCGTCTTCGAGGGGGTGACGCCCTCGCCTCCTGAGATGAGATGATAGACGGCGGCCGCGCTCCCGAAGCGCCCGACGAGGGCGGCGGCGAGGGGCGGGTACTCGGCCTCGAAGTCGGCGAAGATCGCCAGGAAGTCGTCCTGGAAGTCGGCGCCTCCTTCGACGCGGGCAAAGAGGGGGTCGCCGCGTGCAAGGAGTCCTCTGTTCAGCAGGATCTCGAAGATGCCGTAGGCGGCATCGGCAAGTGCCTCGGAATCGACTTCGTCCATGATCATCTCGTTGGAGAGGTGATCAAAAAAGGTTATCATTCCTGACCGGGAGGTCAGGTCCTGAGCGCAGCGGCGACGAGGTCGGCGGCCCTCTCGCCGGAGAGGAGCATGCCGCCGAAGATCGGGCCCATGCGGCACTCGCCGCCGACGGCATTCGCGGCCATGCCGCAGACGAAGAGGCCGGGGAAGACTTCCTTCGTGTGGTCGAGGATGTTGCCCTCGGCCCTCTCGGCCCACATGAAGCCCTCGCCGCGGATCGGGAGGTCGCCGCCCTTCTTCGCGACCATGTGGCAGATGGTGGCGTCGTGGCCAGTGGCGTCGACGACGGCGCGGCACCTGATGGTGAGGGGGTCGACGTGGAGGCCGGCCATCTCGACCGGACTCCAGTTGATGACGAGGCCCGCGACGCGGCCGTCGGCCTTGACGACGACGTCCTCGACGGCGATGAGGTTGAAGAACTCGGCCCCTGCGGTGCAGGCGGCGGCGGTGAGTTTGGAGACAGACTCGACCGACTTCGCGACATAATAGCCTGGCTCGGCCTCGGTCGAGGCGATGTCGAAGCGGTCGAGGAGGCGCTTTGCCGCGGCCTGGACGACGATCCGCGGGAACATCATGCCGCCGCCCCACATGCCGCCGCCGATGGAGAGTTTCTTCTCAATAAGACCGACTTTCAGTCCTTTCTCCGCAAGGAGCGCAGCGCAGGTGATGCCCGATGGGCCGCCGCCGACGACGGCGACGTCGAGATCGAGGTACTCCACCATCGTCTCCATCTGGGTTTTCAGGATCGCCCTGCTGATTGTCACTTCATCGAGTTCCATCGTTCCACTTCAGGGAAAAGTTAGGGCATACGGATTGAAATAGCCATTCACCACGGATGGGAGGGTCGCAGGTATTATAGGCACAGAGAGATACCTCATAGTAATATGCAATGGAAACGTGATTTCGGGCTCACGATGAGGCAGCTCATGACCTGGGCACTCCTGCTTCTGGTCTACCTGATCTTCCTCACGATACTCGGGAGCCTTTTCGGCATCGGTCCGTGGAGTCTTGTCGCCATCGCCGCGGTGATGGCCTTCGCGCAGTACTTCTTCTCCGACAGGCTGGTGCTGATGAGCACGGGTGCCCAGGAAGTGAGCGAGGAGGAGTACCCCGAGCTCCACCGGATCGTGGAGAAGCTCGCCGCAGAGGCAGGCATCCCCAAGCCCCGCGTGGCGATCATGCCCTCCCCGGTGCCCAATGCCTTCGCAACCGGCAGGAGCCCCTCCCACGCGGTGGTGGCGGCGACCGACTCGATAATGCGTCTGCTCACCCGCGACGAACTCGAGGCGGTGCTCGCCCACGAGATCGCGCACGTGAAGAACAGGGACGTCATGACCCTGACCATCGCCTCGTTCCTGGCGATGGTGGCGGCGATCATCATGCAGAACGCCTGGCTCTTCTCTCTCGGCGACCGCCGGGAGGGGGGCGCCTGGATGGTCGCCTGGGTCGTCTCGATCGTCGTCTGGATCGTTGCCACC is a window encoding:
- a CDS encoding putative phosphothreonine lyase domain-containg protein, which produces MDEVDSEALADAAYGIFEILLNRGLLARGDPLFARVEGGADFQDDFLAIFADFEAEYPPLAAALVGRFGSAAAVYHLISGGEGVTPSKTTETYWIIADDPAAGDIEPYGEQAGKWLIFCETAEVDALWKKIRDTTVAGSLGVSAKVSTARPNPDSRDERKVVYVYTPDWSNEADVMRVRSALRALGVENRIGYKRNIETFAGEYAEEGKKVTYYSA
- a CDS encoding sulfide-dependent adenosine diphosphate thiazole synthase, translated to MELDEVTISRAILKTQMETMVEYLDLDVAVVGGGPSGITCAALLAEKGLKVGLIEKKLSIGGGMWGGGMMFPRIVVQAAAKRLLDRFDIASTEAEPGYYVAKSVESVSKLTAAACTAGAEFFNLIAVEDVVVKADGRVAGLVINWSPVEMAGLHVDPLTIRCRAVVDATGHDATICHMVAKKGGDLPIRGEGFMWAERAEGNILDHTKEVFPGLFVCGMAANAVGGECRMGPIFGGMLLSGERAADLVAAALRT
- the htpX gene encoding zinc metalloprotease HtpX; protein product: MQWKRDFGLTMRQLMTWALLLLVYLIFLTILGSLFGIGPWSLVAIAAVMAFAQYFFSDRLVLMSTGAQEVSEEEYPELHRIVEKLAAEAGIPKPRVAIMPSPVPNAFATGRSPSHAVVAATDSIMRLLTRDELEAVLAHEIAHVKNRDVMTLTIASFLAMVAAIIMQNAWLFSLGDRREGGAWMVAWVVSIVVWIVATLLIRTLSRYREFAADAGSAYITGKPRALISALNKISGRMDMIPPEKKQEVEGANAFFIIPALSGNSIMELFSTHPTLEKRVAALEALEEEIGYMPR